A genome region from Cognatishimia activa includes the following:
- a CDS encoding ABC transporter permease, protein MTNTSQPSQEFERVLDGSDSKVAEFKKSHTLLERIQHVLHNNPTLVPVIVLLISLLAFGIIAGERFFSAFNLSLIMQQVSIIGILAAAQSMIIITAGIDLSVAAIMVLMSVIMGNLAVTMGVPAPLAILVGFLGGTGAGMMNGLLITKIKLPPFITTLGTWSIFFALNLWLSGAQSIRSQDIDANAPFLKFFGNAINLGGARITFGVILMIVVFVVLWYMLNKTAWGRHVYAIGDDMEAAELAGIRTERTLVSVYLLAGFVCALAGWASIGRVGSISPQSFYEGNLQSITAVVIGGISLFGGRGSIMGALFGALIVGVFQSGLRMAGVDVLWQVFAIGWLIIIAVAIDQWIRRVSA, encoded by the coding sequence ATGACGAACACATCCCAACCCTCGCAAGAGTTTGAGCGTGTTCTGGATGGTAGCGACAGTAAAGTCGCCGAGTTCAAGAAAAGCCACACGCTTTTGGAACGCATTCAGCACGTCTTGCACAATAACCCGACACTGGTTCCGGTTATTGTTCTTCTCATCAGCCTTCTGGCCTTTGGCATCATTGCCGGCGAACGCTTTTTCTCAGCCTTTAACCTGTCTTTGATCATGCAGCAAGTTTCGATCATCGGCATTCTGGCAGCCGCCCAGAGCATGATTATCATCACAGCGGGCATCGATTTGTCAGTCGCTGCAATTATGGTCCTGATGTCCGTCATCATGGGCAACCTGGCAGTTACCATGGGCGTTCCCGCCCCGCTTGCCATACTGGTCGGTTTCCTCGGCGGCACAGGGGCGGGCATGATGAACGGCCTATTAATCACCAAGATCAAGCTGCCGCCCTTCATCACCACTCTGGGCACTTGGTCGATATTCTTTGCTCTGAACCTCTGGCTCTCTGGTGCGCAGTCGATCCGTTCGCAGGATATCGACGCAAACGCGCCGTTCCTGAAGTTCTTCGGCAATGCCATCAATCTTGGCGGCGCACGGATCACATTTGGCGTAATCCTGATGATCGTCGTCTTTGTCGTGCTTTGGTACATGCTGAACAAGACCGCATGGGGCCGCCACGTCTATGCCATCGGCGACGACATGGAAGCTGCCGAATTAGCTGGTATCCGCACCGAACGCACGCTGGTCTCTGTCTATTTGCTGGCAGGTTTTGTCTGTGCGCTGGCTGGTTGGGCATCCATCGGTCGTGTCGGTTCAATCTCGCCACAGTCATTCTATGAGGGCAATCTTCAGTCGATCACGGCCGTAGTTATCGGAGGCATCTCACTCTTTGGTGGACGTGGCTCGATCATGGGAGCGCTCTTCGGAGCCCTGATTGTGGGCGTCTTCCAATCGGGTCTTCGCATGGCCGGTGTCGACGTGCTGTGGCAGGTCTTCGCTATCGGTTGGCTCATCATCATCGCGGTCGCAATCGACCAATGGATCAGAAGGGTATCGGCATAA
- a CDS encoding sugar ABC transporter substrate-binding protein: MKKLVTASALALTASAFASAASADISACLITKTDTNPFFVKMKEGALAGAEANGVSLSTYAGKIDGDVESQIAAVESCIASGAQGILITPTDSRALTPVITQAREAGALVIALDTPFEPANVADATFATDNFKAGVLIGEWAKAKMGDDAANAKIALLDLNPSEISVDYLRNNGFLQGFGIDIKDPTDIGDEDDARIVGNDVTNGNEEGGRTAMENLLQIDPGVNLVYTINEPAAAGAYEALKAFGRQDDVLIVSVDGGCPGVQNIAEGVIGATSMQFPLLMASKGIDAIVDWANNGTKPENTPGLDFFNTGVELITDQPVAGIDSLTSAEGLAKCWG; encoded by the coding sequence ATGAAAAAACTCGTAACTGCATCCGCACTGGCCCTGACCGCCTCGGCATTCGCGTCGGCAGCATCGGCTGACATCAGCGCCTGCCTGATCACCAAAACCGACACCAACCCGTTCTTCGTTAAAATGAAGGAAGGTGCGTTGGCAGGGGCCGAAGCGAACGGTGTAAGCCTTTCGACTTATGCTGGTAAAATCGACGGCGACGTTGAAAGCCAGATCGCCGCGGTTGAAAGCTGCATCGCATCGGGCGCACAGGGCATCCTGATCACACCAACCGACAGCCGCGCACTGACCCCTGTTATCACGCAAGCACGTGAAGCTGGCGCTCTGGTCATCGCACTCGACACTCCGTTTGAGCCTGCAAATGTGGCTGATGCGACCTTCGCAACTGACAACTTCAAAGCGGGCGTTCTGATCGGTGAGTGGGCGAAAGCCAAAATGGGCGATGACGCAGCGAATGCGAAAATCGCGCTGCTCGACCTGAATCCATCGGAAATCTCGGTTGACTACCTGCGTAACAACGGCTTCCTGCAGGGCTTTGGCATCGACATCAAAGACCCAACCGACATCGGTGACGAAGACGATGCGCGTATTGTCGGCAACGACGTTACCAACGGCAATGAAGAAGGCGGCCGCACCGCGATGGAGAACCTTCTCCAGATCGACCCAGGAGTGAACCTTGTTTACACCATCAACGAACCTGCCGCTGCCGGTGCATATGAAGCGTTGAAAGCCTTTGGTCGTCAGGACGACGTTCTGATCGTATCGGTCGATGGTGGCTGCCCGGGTGTCCAGAATATCGCGGAAGGCGTGATCGGCGCGACCTCGATGCAGTTCCCATTGCTGATGGCATCCAAAGGCATCGATGCGATTGTCGACTGGGCCAACAACGGCACCAAGCCTGAGAACACCCCAGGTCTCGACTTCTTCAACACTGGTGTTGAGCTGATCACCGACCAGCCTGTTGCCGGCATCGACTCGCTGACCTCGGCCGAAGGTCTGGCGAAGTGCTGGGGCTAA
- a CDS encoding ROK family transcriptional regulator — translation MDGSKVREITGGVNQSGVRDHNERLILSMLQRHGPMPGSDVARQSGLSPQTVSIILRKLEKDGILRRGDPVRGKVGKPSIPMELNPDGVFSVGLKIGRRSADLVLMDFCGEVRNQLHTTYDYALPDAVFGFLEAGLEEIKSGLTAAQKTRLCGIGIGTPFELWKWHDLEGIAAERFRSWKDVDFSKTVAAFSKLPVFVVNDATAACHAEHLYGRGKEFRDYAYFFIGSFIGGGVALNGTVFEGNQGNAGALGSMRTTGPLGESQQLIDTASLHLLEARLVEAGVDPSILWNKPQDWTGIERYVEPWIGETAQELAKASLSICSVIDFEAVLIDGAMPKEIRDELVARVERYIVNQDKRGLIAPEIEAGSVGENSRAVGAASNPIFRQFLLNTNAGLSAG, via the coding sequence ATGGATGGAAGCAAAGTAAGAGAGATCACGGGAGGCGTGAATCAAAGTGGTGTTCGGGACCATAACGAACGCCTCATCCTCTCTATGCTTCAGCGCCATGGCCCGATGCCAGGAAGCGATGTTGCCCGGCAATCCGGACTGTCACCCCAGACGGTTTCGATCATTCTGAGGAAGCTGGAAAAGGACGGCATTCTCCGCCGCGGCGATCCGGTGCGGGGAAAGGTTGGCAAACCGTCGATCCCGATGGAGCTGAACCCGGATGGGGTCTTTTCGGTTGGGCTGAAAATCGGGCGCAGGAGCGCAGACCTGGTGCTGATGGATTTCTGCGGCGAAGTCCGCAACCAGCTTCACACGACATACGATTACGCGCTACCGGATGCCGTCTTCGGGTTCCTCGAAGCGGGGTTAGAGGAAATCAAATCGGGCTTGACCGCCGCCCAAAAAACACGCCTTTGCGGAATCGGCATCGGGACACCTTTTGAGCTTTGGAAGTGGCATGACCTCGAAGGAATTGCCGCAGAACGGTTTCGCTCGTGGAAAGATGTAGACTTTTCCAAGACTGTCGCTGCGTTCTCCAAGCTGCCAGTGTTTGTCGTCAACGATGCAACCGCCGCTTGCCATGCCGAACACCTCTACGGACGCGGTAAGGAATTCAGGGATTATGCCTACTTCTTCATTGGATCGTTCATCGGGGGTGGTGTCGCCCTGAACGGCACCGTGTTCGAAGGCAATCAGGGGAACGCAGGGGCACTGGGATCGATGCGGACGACTGGGCCCTTGGGTGAAAGCCAGCAACTTATCGACACCGCGTCGCTGCACCTTTTGGAGGCGCGGCTAGTTGAGGCCGGTGTTGATCCTTCAATCCTTTGGAACAAGCCCCAAGACTGGACCGGGATCGAACGGTACGTCGAGCCCTGGATCGGCGAAACCGCACAAGAATTGGCAAAGGCGTCGCTCTCTATATGTTCGGTGATCGACTTCGAAGCGGTTCTGATCGATGGCGCCATGCCAAAAGAAATTCGGGACGAGTTGGTGGCCCGCGTCGAGCGCTACATCGTCAACCAGGACAAACGCGGGCTCATCGCGCCCGAGATAGAGGCCGGTTCAGTTGGCGAAAATTCACGGGCCGTGGGCGCGGCAAGCAATCCGATCTTTCGACAGTTCCTGCTGAACACGAATGCAGGGTTATCCGCAGGTTAG
- a CDS encoding primase-helicase family protein — protein MQNHNIQINDRRANAAINEEDVHRLARAMSGWYVRMDGKYYDASDPKNKYSRDDVQAASTFRFQEDFPEIPLSDELLREVFETALTKKTFDRSLAVPTWNGKVQCLPGQQDRFSWKHGMVTINTWTEPAYRSVEVAEGSLGTIGDFLDFIFDTEREKDIFLNWLAWCLQNEDQKPTWGPLLYSKSKGTGKSTLCDIARALFGKGNSIRQNNVDKLTGQFNLQVLLSKLVISEELDIRPGTKAANALKTFMTETDASAEAKGRELQRIEQCFAAIFTSNHLPLWIEENDRRYWVVGIEHDGRAGGARAAEFGELVGNLYAYLGHDAHLAEAYAYLMQRELPVGFSGKAFNVAELMTPAMELIFGNGARTSNEILQEYLDEKGLNWILQTQLSEYITGELRGNVNALRYPMTELGWKKAEVKFGGRDYRRSVWVRPGFTAAGGRLIHPDGKSELLIDDGERIQDQITGRNQVFEDTISEEDIY, from the coding sequence ATGCAAAATCATAACATTCAGATCAATGATCGACGGGCCAATGCCGCCATTAACGAAGAAGACGTCCACAGGCTCGCCCGAGCAATGTCGGGCTGGTACGTTCGGATGGATGGCAAGTACTACGACGCCAGTGATCCCAAGAACAAGTATTCTCGGGACGATGTGCAGGCAGCATCGACCTTCCGCTTCCAGGAAGACTTTCCAGAGATCCCACTTTCGGACGAACTCCTTCGAGAGGTCTTCGAGACTGCGCTGACGAAGAAGACCTTCGACCGATCGCTCGCAGTCCCTACTTGGAATGGAAAGGTCCAGTGCCTTCCAGGACAACAGGATCGGTTCAGCTGGAAGCACGGTATGGTGACCATCAACACCTGGACCGAGCCAGCCTACCGGAGCGTTGAAGTTGCTGAGGGTTCCCTCGGGACGATCGGTGACTTCCTCGACTTCATCTTCGACACCGAGCGAGAAAAGGATATCTTCCTGAACTGGCTTGCATGGTGCCTTCAGAATGAGGATCAGAAGCCAACGTGGGGTCCGTTGCTTTACTCGAAAAGCAAAGGTACCGGCAAAAGTACACTGTGCGACATCGCTCGAGCGCTGTTCGGCAAGGGCAACTCCATCCGCCAGAACAACGTCGATAAGCTGACCGGGCAATTCAACCTTCAGGTCTTGCTGTCGAAGTTGGTGATCTCGGAAGAGCTCGACATCCGACCCGGCACTAAGGCAGCAAACGCGCTGAAGACCTTCATGACCGAGACCGATGCGAGTGCCGAGGCTAAGGGACGCGAACTGCAACGGATCGAGCAGTGCTTCGCTGCTATTTTCACCTCCAACCACTTGCCGCTCTGGATCGAAGAAAACGACCGTCGGTATTGGGTTGTTGGGATCGAACATGACGGGCGTGCGGGTGGCGCGAGGGCGGCAGAGTTCGGAGAGCTCGTAGGAAACCTCTACGCCTACCTGGGGCACGATGCCCATCTTGCAGAGGCCTACGCCTATCTGATGCAGCGAGAGCTCCCAGTGGGCTTCTCAGGGAAGGCGTTCAATGTTGCTGAGTTGATGACCCCGGCCATGGAGTTGATCTTCGGCAATGGCGCTCGCACCTCCAACGAGATCCTTCAGGAGTATCTGGACGAGAAGGGACTGAACTGGATCCTTCAGACGCAGCTGAGTGAGTATATCACCGGCGAGTTGCGCGGGAACGTGAATGCGCTCCGGTACCCAATGACTGAGTTGGGCTGGAAGAAAGCTGAAGTGAAGTTCGGTGGTCGAGACTACCGCCGATCTGTCTGGGTGCGTCCAGGGTTCACCGCTGCTGGTGGGAGGTTGATCCATCCCGATGGTAAGAGTGAGCTTCTTATCGACGACGGTGAACGGATCCAAGATCAGATTACGGGTCGCAACCAAGTCTTCGAAGACACCATCTCGGAGGAGGACATTTACTGA
- a CDS encoding site-specific DNA-methyltransferase, whose translation MTSKTSQNKTPKGIPRNLSTRLPAPEKLELVETDKLSPNPRNARTHSKKQINQIAESIRAFGFTNPILIDDDCVVIAGHGRLQAAKKLELTRVPVMRLSHLSDAERRAYVLADNKIALNAGWDSELLSIELGDLADLLPAIDIDLEITGFATGEIDILLSDHEAPTPSQTEEDKLPEPASVLVSKPGDIWQLGEHQVLCGDARDAEAISEFFAGRSASLVITDPPYNVRIQGHVGGRGKTKHEEFAFASGEMSDHEFTEFLSKSLSAMLLQVDDGTLLYVFMDWRHIETLLSVGRDLGLSLKNICIWNKTTPGQGSFYRSAHELVAVFAKSGNACTNNVQLGRYGRNRSNVWTYPGVNTFQTAEGDDLALHPTVKPVAMIAEAIKDASPRGAVVFDPFLGSGTTLLAADKVGRRCYGVEYEPEYIDTAIRRWQLLTGKDAILRRRLEEACDLYAAEELTFDEVSSRAPTTVGQNP comes from the coding sequence GTGACTTCGAAAACCTCGCAAAACAAGACGCCAAAAGGCATACCTCGCAACCTAAGCACTCGGTTACCGGCACCGGAGAAGCTCGAGCTTGTCGAGACAGATAAGCTAAGTCCCAATCCTCGCAACGCGCGCACCCATTCAAAAAAACAGATCAATCAAATCGCAGAAAGCATTCGGGCGTTTGGGTTTACCAATCCAATTCTGATCGATGATGATTGTGTTGTCATCGCCGGGCATGGCCGTTTGCAGGCTGCAAAGAAATTAGAACTTACTCGTGTTCCCGTGATGCGTCTCAGCCATTTGAGTGATGCTGAAAGGCGTGCTTACGTCCTTGCAGACAACAAGATTGCTCTCAACGCTGGTTGGGATAGCGAACTTCTCTCAATCGAGCTCGGCGATCTGGCCGACTTGTTACCAGCGATAGACATCGATCTAGAGATCACCGGCTTTGCCACCGGCGAGATCGACATTCTGTTGTCCGACCACGAGGCCCCTACCCCATCTCAGACCGAAGAAGACAAATTGCCCGAGCCTGCCTCGGTATTGGTCTCTAAACCCGGAGACATATGGCAACTTGGCGAGCACCAAGTTCTATGTGGGGATGCTCGCGACGCAGAAGCAATTTCTGAGTTTTTTGCCGGGCGAAGCGCGAGCTTGGTCATCACGGACCCGCCATACAACGTTCGGATCCAAGGGCACGTTGGTGGAAGGGGCAAAACCAAACACGAAGAGTTCGCTTTTGCATCTGGAGAGATGTCAGATCATGAATTCACAGAGTTTTTGAGCAAGAGCCTTTCTGCCATGCTGCTCCAAGTGGATGACGGTACACTGCTTTACGTATTCATGGACTGGCGCCACATCGAGACTTTGCTTTCAGTCGGCCGAGATCTAGGCCTAAGTCTCAAAAATATCTGCATCTGGAACAAAACCACTCCAGGACAAGGATCATTCTATCGTTCAGCACATGAACTCGTTGCAGTGTTTGCAAAATCAGGAAATGCATGCACCAACAACGTGCAGCTTGGGCGGTACGGTCGTAACCGAAGCAATGTTTGGACCTATCCTGGAGTAAACACGTTCCAAACCGCGGAAGGTGACGATCTTGCGCTACATCCAACGGTTAAGCCCGTCGCAATGATTGCCGAAGCCATCAAGGATGCATCACCCAGAGGGGCTGTCGTATTTGATCCCTTTCTCGGTTCGGGAACGACCTTACTGGCAGCAGACAAGGTAGGCCGTCGATGTTACGGCGTTGAATATGAACCAGAATATATCGATACAGCAATCAGGCGGTGGCAGCTTTTAACAGGCAAAGACGCAATTCTACGCCGTCGTTTGGAAGAGGCTTGCGATCTTTATGCCGCCGAAGAACTGACCTTCGATGAGGTGTCCAGTCGAGCGCCAACTACCGTTGGACAAAACCCATGA
- a CDS encoding DUF5681 domain-containing protein, whose amino-acid sequence MSEDIPENEHSEPQDYKVGYGRPPKATQFKPGQSGNPNGRKAKHKSVQEQMRMVLSKKVEISEGGKTKRLTLQEVMLRNIANKAAKGDLRAANFVLGLLNSDAASESDTIDQNKLSNEDLALFEQMMAELSPPLDLPAPNEGIEHPIETLSADLNEQKENPNDA is encoded by the coding sequence ATGAGCGAGGACATTCCAGAAAATGAACACTCTGAGCCACAAGATTACAAGGTAGGCTATGGTCGGCCGCCGAAAGCGACACAGTTCAAACCTGGGCAGAGCGGCAATCCAAATGGGCGGAAAGCAAAACACAAAAGCGTTCAAGAACAAATGCGCATGGTGCTTTCCAAGAAAGTTGAAATCTCGGAAGGCGGGAAAACAAAGCGCCTTACCCTTCAAGAGGTCATGCTACGCAACATTGCAAACAAGGCCGCCAAAGGCGACCTCAGAGCCGCAAATTTTGTGCTGGGGCTGCTAAACTCCGACGCAGCTTCAGAAAGCGACACAATCGACCAGAACAAACTCTCAAACGAAGACTTGGCGTTGTTTGAGCAAATGATGGCTGAGTTGAGCCCACCTTTAGATTTGCCAGCACCAAACGAAGGTATTGAACATCCGATCGAAACCTTGAGCGCTGACTTGAACGAGCAAAAGGAAAACCCCAATGACGCATAA
- the terL gene encoding phage terminase large subunit has translation MTHKPTLSVEMQDMIRKHPELLLKLKLRTQLKWFIAKCFGTLNPGSDYLPNWHIEAIAWKLEQVRLGHIKRLIITMPPRSAKSISASVAFPAYIHGHDPSKEIITVSYAQSLASKLHNDYRTILTSEWFKELFPDARIDPKKETEQEVRLTRRGVRLATSVGGVLTGRGADIIIIDDPLKADDAHSEALRNKVNEWYSSALVSRINHKTTGAIVIVTQRLHVDDLVGHVTEFDDSWTVLNLPAIAQEDQQISVGPKKYHKRSKGTLLHPARETQSVLDELKLNIGSAAFEAQYQQSPVPPGGHLFKREWLKYYPFLPEITDDDTVFQSWDTASKTGLQNDWSVGTTWLYKNGHYYLMDVVRDKLNYPDLKARMIAAVEKHKPWLILIEDTGVGTGLIEDLRSQGFDVIDISATQAKEARANIQTPKFESGRVWLPEKAPWLSELETELLAFPAGRHDDQVDSIVQALAYDGVEKGTVTYININRPNRDWRDPWSYGRWY, from the coding sequence ATGACGCATAAGCCGACTTTGAGCGTTGAAATGCAGGACATGATCCGCAAGCACCCTGAGCTGCTTTTGAAACTGAAACTTCGCACACAACTAAAGTGGTTCATCGCAAAGTGCTTTGGCACGCTCAATCCTGGTAGCGATTATCTTCCCAACTGGCACATAGAGGCAATAGCCTGGAAGCTGGAGCAAGTCAGGTTAGGCCATATTAAGCGCCTCATCATCACAATGCCACCGAGGTCAGCAAAGTCGATATCAGCGTCCGTGGCTTTTCCAGCCTACATACATGGACATGATCCGTCTAAGGAGATCATCACAGTCTCCTACGCGCAAAGCCTCGCGTCAAAGCTCCACAACGATTACCGAACAATCTTAACATCGGAATGGTTCAAGGAATTGTTCCCAGATGCGCGGATAGATCCAAAGAAAGAAACTGAGCAGGAAGTACGACTAACACGACGAGGAGTGCGCTTGGCAACGTCTGTAGGCGGCGTGCTCACAGGGCGTGGTGCAGACATAATTATCATCGATGACCCTTTGAAGGCGGACGATGCTCATTCGGAGGCACTGAGGAACAAGGTCAACGAATGGTATAGTTCCGCCTTAGTGTCTCGCATCAATCACAAGACCACCGGGGCAATTGTGATTGTCACTCAGCGCTTGCATGTAGATGACCTCGTTGGGCACGTTACTGAGTTTGATGACAGCTGGACAGTTTTGAATCTACCAGCCATCGCACAAGAAGATCAGCAGATCTCGGTGGGACCAAAGAAGTATCATAAACGCAGCAAAGGTACGCTCTTACATCCCGCCCGTGAAACACAGTCTGTCTTAGACGAACTCAAGCTCAATATTGGCTCCGCCGCATTTGAAGCTCAGTATCAGCAATCGCCCGTTCCACCGGGCGGCCATTTGTTCAAACGAGAATGGCTCAAGTACTATCCGTTTCTGCCAGAAATCACCGACGACGACACCGTTTTCCAAAGCTGGGACACTGCTTCCAAAACCGGACTTCAGAACGATTGGTCAGTTGGTACAACATGGCTGTATAAAAATGGACACTACTATTTAATGGATGTCGTTCGTGACAAGCTGAACTACCCTGACCTAAAAGCTCGCATGATAGCCGCTGTAGAAAAGCACAAACCGTGGCTTATTCTAATCGAAGATACAGGCGTTGGAACAGGCCTGATTGAGGACCTGCGTTCACAAGGTTTTGACGTCATTGACATCTCAGCGACCCAAGCCAAAGAAGCCCGGGCCAACATTCAAACTCCTAAGTTTGAGTCAGGGCGTGTTTGGCTTCCTGAAAAGGCACCTTGGTTGTCAGAGTTAGAGACTGAGCTTCTTGCATTTCCTGCTGGCCGGCACGACGATCAAGTGGACTCAATCGTGCAAGCGCTTGCCTACGATGGCGTCGAAAAGGGCACCGTTACCTACATTAACATAAATCGGCCGAACCGTGATTGGAGGGACCCGTGGTCGTATGGCCGCTGGTATTGA
- a CDS encoding DUF2182 domain-containing protein, with protein MVLNLRSLFWLAFFGIVLWAWWVMFSMATSPMMMPSKFVSLFLMWSIMMAAMMGPTFVPTMRAYEDLITSADGSRSGSLGVVLGFFAVWVGFAAIIAFAQNTLAEIGLLNAMGASVSTALSSGLLIAAGLYQFTALKQSCLKHCRSPIVQFIAHWRPGFSGGLQMGLHHGAYCVACCWGLMVIGFVGGTMDLLWMGGATLMMTLEKLESIGRWLTKPMGVSLVLWGLTVAAF; from the coding sequence ATGGTTCTCAACTTACGTTCACTCTTCTGGCTGGCTTTCTTCGGCATTGTGCTTTGGGCATGGTGGGTCATGTTCTCTATGGCAACTAGCCCGATGATGATGCCTTCAAAATTTGTGAGCTTGTTTCTTATGTGGTCGATAATGATGGCTGCGATGATGGGGCCAACCTTTGTTCCGACGATGAGAGCTTACGAGGATCTTATCACTTCGGCAGATGGGTCCCGTTCGGGATCACTGGGTGTCGTGCTTGGTTTTTTTGCAGTTTGGGTTGGGTTTGCGGCGATCATCGCTTTTGCACAGAACACATTGGCTGAAATTGGACTGCTAAACGCGATGGGCGCTTCTGTTTCTACAGCTCTGTCATCTGGTCTATTGATTGCCGCTGGACTCTATCAGTTCACGGCATTGAAACAAAGTTGCCTCAAGCATTGTCGTTCGCCAATAGTACAATTCATAGCCCACTGGCGGCCGGGATTCAGCGGTGGTCTACAAATGGGGCTTCATCACGGCGCGTATTGCGTCGCGTGCTGTTGGGGATTGATGGTTATTGGTTTTGTCGGCGGAACAATGGACCTACTGTGGATGGGAGGCGCAACGCTCATGATGACTCTCGAGAAACTCGAGAGTATTGGACGATGGCTTACTAAGCCAATGGGCGTTTCACTAGTTTTATGGGGTTTGACGGTCGCAGCTTTTTAG
- a CDS encoding disulfide bond formation protein B: MSFFDNPRNMALTAAFGSALLLGGAFIFQALDYSPCTMCIWQRYPHVIAIVAGLALLAGAPLVISVPVGVASTATTSAIGVFHTGVENGWWEGPSSCTGSGVDLSSMAIADLLPGASNEPSNLVMCDEVVWQFLTLSMASWNALLSALLAALWFHAWITNARAMRPGRAQITAADGS, encoded by the coding sequence ATGTCTTTTTTTGACAACCCTCGGAACATGGCTCTGACTGCCGCATTTGGCTCGGCTCTCCTGCTCGGAGGAGCGTTCATTTTTCAAGCGCTCGACTATTCCCCTTGCACGATGTGTATCTGGCAGCGTTATCCGCACGTGATAGCGATCGTAGCAGGGTTGGCTCTTTTGGCTGGGGCACCTCTAGTAATATCTGTTCCTGTTGGCGTAGCTTCTACTGCGACTACGTCAGCAATTGGCGTTTTTCATACGGGCGTTGAAAATGGCTGGTGGGAAGGCCCAAGTTCTTGCACAGGGTCGGGCGTGGATCTTTCGAGCATGGCTATCGCAGACCTCCTACCAGGGGCGTCCAACGAACCAAGCAATCTTGTCATGTGTGATGAAGTCGTGTGGCAGTTTTTGACTCTTTCCATGGCTAGTTGGAATGCACTGTTAAGCGCTCTCTTGGCTGCTCTGTGGTTCCACGCATGGATTACAAATGCTCGCGCAATGAGGCCGGGTCGCGCGCAAATCACCGCTGCGGACGGTTCATAA
- a CDS encoding DUF3047 domain-containing protein, giving the protein MTNLAFAALIAALPSLGAAAEIVPFDGSWKEQGFLRLFSNDYFQRGGQLDVVSDGTVSLLWRPLDRSQRSAQAASWAWRVQEGVTPTDLTFKGGDDRNLAVYFVFVDPDRAEALAGGSARRILREGSARALIYVWGGQHNRGAILLSPYSSQLRTKVLRGSGAGAHQETVDLVADYRAAFGGSPGTLVGLAVSADSDDTEGKIVASISNLILTN; this is encoded by the coding sequence ATGACAAACTTAGCTTTTGCCGCGCTAATCGCCGCCCTACCTTCACTTGGGGCGGCCGCTGAAATTGTTCCCTTTGATGGGAGTTGGAAAGAGCAAGGGTTTTTACGTCTTTTTTCAAATGACTACTTCCAGCGCGGAGGGCAATTGGATGTGGTCTCTGATGGCACGGTCTCTTTGCTTTGGCGCCCATTAGATCGGTCTCAACGGTCTGCACAGGCGGCGAGTTGGGCGTGGCGTGTGCAGGAAGGTGTTACCCCGACTGACCTTACGTTCAAAGGCGGCGACGATCGGAATCTGGCGGTCTATTTCGTCTTTGTAGATCCGGATCGCGCCGAAGCGCTGGCAGGTGGCAGTGCGCGTCGCATACTGCGAGAAGGGTCTGCGCGGGCTTTGATCTATGTTTGGGGTGGCCAACACAATCGCGGGGCAATCTTGCTTAGCCCGTATTCCAGCCAATTGCGCACAAAGGTTCTACGGGGAAGCGGCGCTGGCGCGCATCAGGAGACAGTTGATCTGGTTGCGGATTATCGAGCAGCGTTTGGAGGCTCTCCGGGTACCTTGGTCGGGCTTGCGGTTTCGGCCGACAGCGACGATACGGAAGGCAAGATCGTGGCGTCGATTTCCAACCTTATTCTGACGAACTAG
- the cueR gene encoding Cu(I)-responsive transcriptional regulator has translation MNIGEVAERSGIPPKTIRYYEDIGLVRPQRSGNGYRAFRETDLHKLAFLGRARALGFSIEDCRNLLGLYEDENRESAQVKAVAEEHLTAIDEKIAQLQTMRETLSHLVKSCHGDARPNCPILSDLAGDKS, from the coding sequence ATGAACATCGGAGAAGTTGCGGAACGTTCCGGCATACCACCAAAGACTATCCGCTATTACGAGGATATCGGGCTGGTGCGCCCGCAACGCAGCGGCAACGGCTATCGGGCCTTTCGGGAAACCGATCTGCATAAGCTTGCCTTTCTTGGCCGCGCGCGGGCGCTCGGGTTCTCGATTGAGGATTGCCGCAATCTTCTCGGACTCTATGAAGACGAGAACCGAGAAAGCGCGCAGGTCAAGGCGGTCGCCGAGGAACACCTGACCGCCATTGATGAAAAGATCGCGCAGCTTCAAACAATGCGAGAGACGCTTTCGCATCTGGTCAAATCCTGTCATGGCGACGCCCGCCCGAACTGTCCGATCCTCAGCGATCTGGCGGGCGACAAATCATGA